From Micromonospora auratinigra:
CCTGATGGAACGCGACCTCGACCAGCTCGCCGAGCAGGCCGAGGAGTACGCCGGGCCGGTCAAGGTGCAGGCCGCCGGCCCGCTGACCCTGGCCGCCTCGCTGGAGCTGCCGATCGGTGGCCGGATGCTGCGCGACCCGGGTGCCGTCCGGGACCTCGCCGGCTCCCTCGGCGAGGGGCTGCGCGGGCACCTGGCGGCGGTGGCCCGCCGGCTGCCCCGGGCGTCGGTGCTGCTCCAGCTCGACGAGCCGTCGCTGCCCGCGGTGCTCGCCGGCCGGGTGCCCACCGAGAGCGGGCTCGGTACCCACCGGCCGGTGGAGCCGGAGGCGGCCCGAGGGCTGCTGCGCGGGGTGATCGAGGCGGCCGGCGTGCCGACCGTGCTGCACTGCTGCGCGCCCGACGTGCCGCTGGAGCTGATCCGGACCGCCGGAGCCGTCGGGGTCGCCCTCGACCTCGGCCTGGTCGACGACCTGGACCCGCTCGGCGAGGCACTCGACGCCGGGCTGGGCCTGCTGGCCGGGGCCGCGTCCGCGCTGCCGCCGTCGGCCGGTCGCGCGCCCACCTCCGCCCAGGTGGCCGACCGGGTACGCCGGCTCTGGGACCGGCTCGGCTTCCCCCGCCGCCGGCTCGCCGAGCAGGTGGTGGTCACCCCCGCCTGCGGGCTGGCCGGGGCCACTCCGGCGTACGCCCGGGCGGTCCTCACCGCCTGCCGCGACGCCGGCCGGCGGCTGTCCGAGGAGTGAGGTTTTCCGTCGTACCGGCGGGGCAGGATCACCGGCATGATTGGACAGCTGCGTTCCACGGTGATCGACTGCCCCGATCCGCGTGCGCTGGCCGGCTTC
This genomic window contains:
- a CDS encoding uroporphyrinogen decarboxylase/cobalamine-independent methonine synthase family protein; this encodes MTDQQWPWPAGAATGIGSLPGTDIAEAQRVVLGELPALPHLPELPARGPGADLVGRTAGLLVELPVELYAARWRIAPRPGKDLRRARDLMERDLDQLAEQAEEYAGPVKVQAAGPLTLAASLELPIGGRMLRDPGAVRDLAGSLGEGLRGHLAAVARRLPRASVLLQLDEPSLPAVLAGRVPTESGLGTHRPVEPEAARGLLRGVIEAAGVPTVLHCCAPDVPLELIRTAGAVGVALDLGLVDDLDPLGEALDAGLGLLAGAASALPPSAGRAPTSAQVADRVRRLWDRLGFPRRRLAEQVVVTPACGLAGATPAYARAVLTACRDAGRRLSEE